TTATGTCTAGAAAAATCTTTGTCAATCTACCTGTCAAGAACCTGAAGCAGTCCATCGACTTTTTTACAAAACTTGGCTTCAGTTTCAACCCCCAATTCACCGATGAGACGGCGACTTGCATGATTGTGAGTGAGGACATCTTTGTCATGCTCTTGACTCACGACAAATTCAAATCCTTCACGCCCAATCCCATCTGTGACGCGACGAAAAGCACTGAAGTGTTGACCTGTTTATCGAGTGAGAGCCGGGAAGCAGTTGATGAGATGGTGAGCAAGGCGATCGCTGCTGGCGGCAACACCTACAACGAACCGCAAGATCGCGGATTTATGTACGCGCATGGCTTCCAGGATTTAGACGGACACATCTGGGAACTCGTGTATATGGAATCCAGTGCCATCCAATCTGGTGAACATCTAACAGAGCAATACGCGGACGCACAAGCATGAATAATGCCACGACAATCCCCGATCGCCAACTCACGATCGCCCGCACATTTGATGCGCCTCGCAGCCTGGTATTCAAAGTTTGGACTCAACCCGAACATTTCTCTCGTTGGTTGGGTCCAAAGGATTTTACGGCGATCGCCTGCCACATGAACGTACAGGTTGGGGGTATGTATCGAGCCTGTATTCGCTCTCCCGAAGGCACCGACCATTGGATGCAGGGTATCTATCGCGAAATCATTGATCCAGAGCGTTTGGTTTTCACGTTTGCCTGGGAGGACGAGAATAACCGACCCAAACATGAAACGCTGGTTACTGTGACGTTTGAGGAACAGGACAACAAAACGTTGATGACGTTCCAGCAAGCCATTTTTGAATCCACTGAATCACGGAATGCTCACAACACAGGTTGGTCAGAATGTTTCGATCGCCTTGCAACCTATTTAACCGAACTGTGAAATTGAGAGGTTCGTATGATGAAATCTAATCCCATTGTTTGGTGTGAAATTTATGTCCAGGACATGGATCGGGCAAAAAGTTTTTACGAGTCTGTGTTTCAGATGAAGCTGGAGAAGCTCGAAAGTCCTGGAATGGATATGTGGGCATTTCCGATGGCTATGGATAAAGTTGGTGCGTCTGGTGCATTGGTCAAGATGGAAGGGGTCAAGTCTGGTGAGAGCGGCACGATACCCTATTTCCACTGTGATGAGGTGGCTATAGAATTAGAGCGTGTCGTTGCCGCTGGTGGTCAAATCCAACAGCCAAAAACATCGATCGGTCAATATGGATTCATGGCCTTGATTGTCGATACAGAAGGAAATATGATTGGCTTACATATGCCACCCAATGAGATGAAGTGAGATTGATGCTTCGCAATTGGTATCTAACTCACCAAATTGCACTGACTATGTATAAATTTGCTGCTGCTTCGGGGAATGAACTGATCGTGTTTGGCTCCGCTCGTCCTGGATATAGTAACGAGCAAGTCACTGAGTGGATTGAATTTATGCAAAATCAGAACATCAAGCGGGTGTGCTGTTTGCTTCCTGAATCTCAACTGTCTCGCTATGCCAATCTACTGGATATTTATCGACAAACTTTTGGACTCGATCGCATATGTTGGACACCGATCAAGGATTTCCACTTTGCCACCCCCGAAATTCTCATCCACCAAATTTTACCGTTCTTAGCGACTGCTAATCAGGAGGATGAAAAGGTCGTTGTTCATTGTTCTGGTGGCATTGGGCGCACGGGACATATTTTGGCAGCTTGGCTTGTGGCTGGACGAGGACTCTCTAACAAAGCCGCGATCGATGCTGTTAAGCAAACTGGAAAAAATCCTTACGAAGCAGTTATCGCCGCCCCATTCAAAGGACGCAATCCGTGGAAAGTTGCTGCGGAACTCAACCTGCTACTTGATGAATGCAATCGATGGAGGGGCAATAAAAATCTGGCGTTGCTGAATAGTGGTATGAATCATTGCGGCACAGGCACCTCTCCAAATTTGAGATAGTGCAGCAGCAAGCGCAGCGAATGTTTCAACATGTCCGTGGTATTTGGAGTAGCACAAGGTCTTGCGATGGAGCCGAGCGAGATAATGGCGTAAGCGTGTATTTTCTCCCTCCACTCGTGTCATGTAGGTCTTACTGATGATCTGGTCGCCATCGGGAATAAAGCGCTTGGTAAACCGACCATCCATCGGTGACATAGAAGAAGCATTTCCACTGGGACACGATTGCCCACAAAGGGCGGAAGGTGTCAGCACTATGGTCGCCTACCAGCCAACCATGTTTTGCTAGAATGCCGAGAAGGGTAATGTTATCGATTTGTGGATAGACTAAGAGTAAAGGAGCAAAATCTAGGAGTAGGCTAGTTTAGTATGACAGTTTTAGTGGCGGTTCGTTGTCCCCATTGCCAAAGTAGTGAAGTAGTTAGGCATGGAAAATCAACTAATGGCAAGCAACGCTTCCGTTGTCTGGAACCAGAATGCCCATATCAGACTTTTAGCTTGAACTCTGCTTACCCTGGACGGAACCGAGAAGTAAAGCAGCAAATAGTGGAGATGACACTCAATGGGAGTGGAGTAAGAGATATTGCCAGGGTTTTGCGTATCAGCACCTCAACAGTTATTCGGGAATTAAAAAAAACTCGCTTACCTCAAACCCGTTAACCAAAAGCTATTAAGCCAACTCCAGCCAGAGCAAGTCGAGGTAATATTTGAAAAAGTAGAAGTTGAATCAGAACTTGGGATTGAGGAATCCGAGCTAGATGAAATGTGGAGTTATGTAGGCAAGAAAACTAATCCCAGATGGTTATGGCATGCAATTGACCGCCGAACTGGTCAGGTCTTAGCGTATGTATTCGGTAGGCGTAAGGATGAAGTGTTTCTTCAACTCAAAAGGCTACTTGAACCCTTTGGTATCAAAAAGTTCTGTACTGATGCATGGGGTGCCTACCAAAGACATCTACCAGCACAAATGCATGAAGTGGGTAAACGGAAGACTCAAAGGATTGAGCGCAAACATCTTCGACTCAGAACTAGAATCAAGCGACTTGCGCGTAGGACTATTTGTTTTTCCAAATCTGAGGAGATGCACGATTTAGTGATTGGTCTATTCATCAATTGCTATGAGTTTGGACTACCAATTTAGGGACAAACAACAAATTGACAACATCACCCTAGAATCAAGCGACTTGCGCGTAGGACTATTTGTTTTTCCAAATCTGAGGAGATGCACGATTTAGTGATTGGTCTATTCATCAATTGCTATGAGTTTGGACTACCAATTTAGGGACAAACAACAAATTGACAACATCACCCCCAATAGGAGCGAATTTCTTCTCTAGTCTGTAGTACTTCTTGATACTCAGCTTCGACTTGAGCGCGATTTGCTTCCAGGTAAGACAAGGCACTATCGATCTGCTCGTCTGTCAGATTGAACTTGTCACGGATAAGTTTAGGTGGATATTGCGCCTTTAAAAAATCCATCACCTCATAAACAGTGATTCGAGTTCCCCCAATCGTCAGTCCGCGTTCTGTACGGACGATCGCTGCTTGTCCATTTGATGCTAAAGTCATACCCTTAGCTCCTTGGAGTTCAACTCCATCATACATTACACCTAAGAGCGATCGCTCTTCAGTTGTCCACGCTGCCTCAAACTGTGCTAACCACTCTTCACACACGCAGTTGCCTCATTTGATTTTTCTGCCATTCCCTGCAACTTCCTGCGACAGCTCCTCCAATAGAGGACTTGATGCTTTGGGGCATCGGGGCTGCTTCTACTGCCACTTGGGGGGGCTGGTCGTAGTCCTGGTACTGGCGCGATGCCAACGGCTGTTCGCGAAGCGACCTTCGCTTCTGTTGCACCCAGCCACCAGTGGATGAACTCTTTGCGCTGCCAAGTTGCCTCTTTAATAGTTGAGGTGGCGATCTTTGGCAATCCCCCAATTAAGTATAGTGCTGTTTGTCCTTTGGAGATCATCCCACTACTGTGTCTCGATTCCCCCGAGGGAGCGTCATCATTTATTACGCTCCCTGCATCAAGTTACTCGGTTGCACTCAGGATTACGACCACATCTAGCTTGGCACGGCGCAGATTGTTATAACAGCTTAGGCAGGATGAAAATTATGATTTTCTCAGCCATCGTGCGATCGCCGTATCTAGGGAGAATAACCCGCCACCATTGACCAGGAAGAAGCCAAACCACATGGCATAGAGGGAAGCCGTTTCCAGCGGTGGAATCTGCCAACCATCTTTTTTGAGATGGAAGCTGACAGCAGTTAGCATTGTGAATAACAATATCAAGGCATTCAGTCGAGTGAATAATCCAAGTGCTAGCAGAATAGAACTCACAATTTCAGCGTAGGCAGCACAATAGGTAAAAAATCTCGGGTATGGAAAGCCAATAAAACTCACAACCCCATTGGCAAAACCCTGTACATCCGCCAGCTTGCTAAATCCGTTATGGATCATTAATAAGCCCACCAATACTCGAAAAAACGTCCAAACAATCTGAAAAGCGCGGCTTTCGCTCGCTGTGGATTGCAGGATGCCGCTCAGTAACGTTGGCTTCGTTTGAATCATAGTCATGGCTAAGAATGGCACCAGTTAGAGGATGTATGAAAAGTCTAAAATATGACTTCTGTGTGTTGAGAAAGCAGGAGTTATGCCCTGAAAACTCTATGCGCCAGAAATCGTCTGAACTTCAATCTTCACCTGCAGTTTTTGGCGCAGGACGTTGAGAATTGCGGTTAAATTATCCATCGTCGGATTACCTTTGGCAGATAGCATCCGGTGAAGGCTCTTGGAAGGCTTCGATGTTTCTGTTGCTAGCTGTTCAAATCCTATAGTTGCATTGACGAGATCTCTCAATATTAGTCTTGCCGTTGCTGGTTCGCCGTTGAGGAAGAGGGAAACAGCTTCGTCTAACAGGGCTTTTGCAAATGCTGGCTCTCGTTGAACTCTGGCGTTAACCGTTTCGCTAAAATCTCTCGTCAAATTCATTATCGTTTCCTTTTCTTGTGCTTTTTTTCCGCAGTCGTTTGCTGTTTAAGTTCGCTCGCTTCTTTCTTCCGCCGATGGTACTCCTGGTAGAGTTGTTTCGCTTGCTCGATGTCAGATTGCTGGCTTTTCTTGGTTCCGCCAGCAAATAAAACTATCAGCTGCTTGCCGTCTTGAGCTAGGTAAATCCGATACCCAGGTCCCCAGTCAATTTTGTATTCGCCAATTCCATCGAACCACTTTACGTTTGACGTGTTGCCCAACTCCAGACGAGACTTGGCAACCGTTACTTTCACTGCGGCTGTGGCATCCAAACTGTTAAACCATTTTTGGTAGGGACTCGAACCATCCGCTCTAATGTATTCTTGGACTTTCATGTTACGTCTACAGTAACTTAAAAGTTACTATAAGTCAATTATCGCCAGATTAAGTGTGGGTGTTTTGTCGCGGACTTGCGATCGCCTCATTTGATTTTTCTGCCGTTAGCTGCAACTTTCTTCGACAGCTCCTCTAACTGCTGCCTAATGCTTTCGGGCATGGGAGCCACTTCAACTTGGGTTGGTTTGGCTTGTGGCAATCCTGGTGCTTGAGTAAATTCATCGCTAGCTGCCATCCAAAACCGAATGAATTCTTTACGCTGCCAAGTCGCTTCTTCAGCAGTCGAGGCAGCAATCTTTGATAATCCACCAATTAAGTACAATGCTGTTTGCCCTTTCGGGGACAACCCCACCACTGGGTCTCGATCGCCCCGACTGGCTTGTTTGTGGCACAGACTCCACTCGGCAGCGGCAAGTAGTTCGCGATCGCCCTTGACAGCTTCTACCAGTTCCTTCGCCGTAGGGAAATAGCGCGATTCTAGGATTATGACTTTCACCGCCTGCTCGAATTCTGCCGTTGTCAATCGCTCGTCTAGGTATTGCTTCCACATCAGGGCAACTTCATCTAGTATCTGACGTTGGTAGTGCTGGCATAGCAATGTTAAACCTCGAATCCAAGTCTGTTGATCAATCATGATGTGACTCCGGGTGATGTTGTCAATTTGTTGTTTGTCCCTAAATTGGTAGTCCAAACTCATAGAAATTGATGAATAGACCAATCACTAAATCGTGCATCTCCTCAGATTTGGAAAAACAAATAGTCCTACGCGCAAGTCGCTTGATTCTAGTTCTGAGTCGAAGATGTTTGCGCTCAATCCTTTGAGTCTTCCGTTTACCCACTTCATGCATTTGTGCTGGTAGATGTCTTTGGTAGGCACCCCATGCATCAGTACAGAACTTTTTGATACCAAAGGGTTCAAGTAGCCTTTTGAGTTGAAGAAACACTTCATCCTTACGCCTACCGAATACATACGCTAAGACCTGACCAGTTCGGCGGTCAATTGCATGCCATAACCATCTGGGATTAGTTTTCTTGCCTACATAACTCCACATTTCATCTAGCTCGGATTCCTCAATCCCAAGTTCTGATTCAACTTCTACTTTTTCAAATATTACCTCGACTTGCTCTGGCTGGAGTTGGCTTAATAGCTTTTGGTTAACGGGTTTGAGGTAAGCGAGTTTTTTTTAATTCCCGAATAACTGTTGAGGTGCTGATACGCAAAACCCTGGCAATATCTCTTACTCCACTCCCATTGAGTGTCATCTCCACTATTTGCTGCTTTACTTCTCGGTTCCGTCCAGGGTAAGCAGAGTTCAAGCTAAAAGTCTGATATGGGCATTCTGGTTCCAGACAACGGAAGCGTTGCTTGCCATTAGTTGATTTTCCATGCCTAACTACTTCACTACTTTGGCAATGGGGACAACGAACCGCCACTAAAACTGTCATACTAAACTAGCCTACTCCTAGATTTTGCTCCTTTACTCTTAGTCTATCCACAAATCGATAACATTACCTGACTCCGAATAGATGAGCAAAATGCGCGTATGTCTTGGCTGCTCCAACTTCTGCCTTGGAAACGCCATCGGGCAGTTGTGGCAAGGAGTGCATTGCTGACCACTCGATCTCCAACTCGTCGCGTCGTTTCAGGTCATATTTAGCGGCGCAAATGTGCTTGCGGACTTTGACGAGCAGTTCTCCTGGGAGCAAGTCTTTGTAGGCGGGGTAATTGCCCAGGCTCCGCGCCATGTGCTGCTCGAAGTCGGGGTCAAAGACTCCCCGTCGCCCAGTTTCCCAAGGTAGGCGATCGCTACCGTTGATAGCAGCGGGCGCGGAGGAATCCTGGGCGACATTAGCTGCGTAGTTTTTGGGGTACTGCGACCGATCGCGGCTGAAGCGCTCGCCCGATTGGTTTTGGCTGACGGCAACTACCTCCACTGGCGATAGTGCTGTCTGGGTTGAACCAGCCTTTGGTAAGTTTTCCACAGGAGAGCAGGGCGCGGACAGTTTTTCTCCACAGAAGTTCTTTACTTGGAGTCCTGGTGAGTGCGATCGCTCTGTGTGCGAAGCGAGTGGATGAGTGTTGCACTCCAGCGCTTGAGAAAAGCACAGCTCCAGTTGTGTCCCACTCACTTGCCTTTCCCCACAGGGGGGTAGGGGGGTAATAGATACTTCTCGATCTAGATACTTGTTTGAGTTGTGGTTATTTATTATGTCCTCCGATTTCCCGTCATGCGGTTTATCCGTCTTACGGCTAGACCGTAATACGGTTTTTCGGACTTCGGTTTCACCGACATTTGATTTTCGCACTTCGGTTTCACCAAGATTCGATTTTCGCACTTCGGTGGCAGTGCCTATTTTTCGGTCTTTTTTACCGAGATTCGATTTTCGCACCTCGGCAGGAATTGCTTCATCTTGGGGGATAGGAGTTTCGCGAATCACCTTCTCCCAACCGACGAACTGACCCGTTTGCTCGTTGCGGATTCGGCGCATTGTCATGTAGCCATGCGCTTGCAATTCCTCGATCGCAGACATTACTGCTGCCCTACCATCTTTGTCCGATGCGGCTACCAAGTGGTCGATGTTAACCGTCCAATTATTCGGGTAAGACAACAGCAAGTGGTGTAGTCCTCTTGCTTTGTAGCTGAGTCTTTTGTCTCGAATTGCTTGGTTGCTGATGCAGGTGTAATTGGAACTATGCTCGATCCGAATAATCGTCACGGTGCATCTCCTCGCTGATGTAGTGGATTGTAAAATCTTTAGTCCAACGTGAGTATGTGAATTATGCAAGCTGGGCGGGAAGAATTGGTTACGTGCTAGAAGATACTTACTCCCCCAATAGGCGCTGTCTTGAACCTTCCTTTGAAGCCCACAGGCGATCCAGCTCTGGAATCAACTCTATCGGCACGTATTGACAGGGGGTAGTGGTTAATGCGCTCTGGAGGAAATCTATTCTCCCGATGGATTCGAGCCAAGTTACGACATCAGCCGCTTTTTTCATGCCATAACGCTTTGCTAGCCTTGTCTTGGACAGTCCTGTATAGCTTTTGATTGGTTGACCGCGCTCGTTGCACAGAATTGTTGTTTCCACTTGGGTGACGCGCTCGACGACTGCATCTGGCTTACCTAGAATCAGCGCCACCATCCCCGAACCGTGCAGGGTGGCAATTGCCTGACTCACTGCTAGTAGCCGTTGTTGACTTTGGGCAGCAGCGTCTTCAGAGCGAGCAGCACTATCTCTGGCACGAGCTAGCTCTAGTTCGAGTTTAAGACGCTCGATTTCTTGAGCTTGTGCAGGAATGACTTGTTCAATAACTCTTTTGGCTTTAGCAAAGGCTTCTACTAATTCAAGCTTGCACTGCACTACTTTGTCAGTATTGCGGCTGAGAGTCATTAAAAATGTTGCTTGCTCCTCCGTGAGCCAAGCCAATCGCTCCGGCTTACCCCGTTCTGATTTTCGCGTTTCAAACGCGATTTCTCCAAATGCTGACTCGGTGCGTTGCTTATACTTATCAAGAGTTGCTAGCAAATTCTTATGAGCAATTGCTAACCTATCGGCGATTAAGCGCGAGTCAACAACTAGAGTGCCATCACGCTCGATAACTATCACGTTAGTCATTGTTGTATCCCAACAATAAATAGTTTGGATCGCAGTACCCCCTAGCGATCGGACTGGAACATTGACACTGAAGGGGGTCGATTTTTTAACTTTCGTTTAGGTAGTGCGATCGATTGTAAAAACAGTGCGACTGTCAGGACTGAAAATTCTTTGGAGTCGATGACAAATAGGGAATTGATTGCAGCAAAAGATAGCCATAGCTTAGGCAGATTCTGGCAATTCAGAAACAATGACAATCGCGGAGCGTGATTGCCGACGTTGTTGAGAAGGGCGATCTTCGATCGCATCTCTATCCGTGTGAAATTCCTTTGATTGAGTCATCCCTTCGCATTCGTCGTTCCAATCGGCATCGTCTTCATAAACTAATAAGTCACCTGGTTGACAGCTCAAAGCTTTACACAATCGTCTAAAGTCACAAAAGTTAGAGATTTGGCATCTCCCTGCTCAATTTTTGAATATTTTGAGGAGACATCCGAATCATACGAGCTAGGTCATTTTGGGAGAATCCGCGAGATTTCCTAACCTCCTGAAGCAGAACTTTCACTGGCATATCCTCAAGCCTTCACTCCTATCATAAGTAGTACCCTTGTAAGTTGTCTAGCTGTAATTAGTATTATCTTTGGTAATAGTTAACTAACAGTAGTATTACTAAGACTAATAGAAAAAGACGGAAGAAAGCTATTGACTACTACTGATAGGGGGTACTACTATAAAGGATATAGATAACAGAGCAGCAGAGCGCGGAACTGCCGAACCACCGCCCACCCCACTTTTGAAAGTGGATGACCTGTGAGAAATAGCTGCGAGGCTAGGTGAGACAGACCCTACCGTAATGGTCAACGCTTAAAGCGAAGGGCAGATGAAGAAATTCTGTTGTGAGGAATTGACTGAATTTTCAAAACAACAAAGCCTGCGGCGTTCAACTTACCACGGCGATCGCTACAGGCTTTGGTTCCTATCACTAGGTAATCAAATGTTAACTCAAGCACAATCAACTACACAAGTCCGCACTCCCCAACTCTGGGACAAGCCAACAGTGCTAGCTCAAGTCGGAGACGAAATCCGCGCTGCTTTCACGCCGTTGATGCAGGTGGTGGAAAGAGAAGTTTTAGCCGATGGACGA
Above is a window of Chroococcidiopsis sp. SAG 2025 DNA encoding:
- a CDS encoding VOC family protein, producing MKSNPIVWCEIYVQDMDRAKSFYESVFQMKLEKLESPGMDMWAFPMAMDKVGASGALVKMEGVKSGESGTIPYFHCDEVAIELERVVAAGGQIQQPKTSIGQYGFMALIVDTEGNMIGLHMPPNEMK
- a CDS encoding helix-turn-helix domain-containing protein; this translates as MPVKVLLQEVRKSRGFSQNDLARMIRMSPQNIQKLSREMPNL
- a CDS encoding IS1 family transposase, with translation MTVLVAVRCPHCQSSEVVRHGKSTNGKQRFRCLEPECPYQTFSLNSAYPGRNREVKQQIVEMTLNGSGVRDIARVLRISTSTVIRELKKTRLPQTR
- a CDS encoding DoxX family protein; translation: MTMIQTKPTLLSGILQSTASESRAFQIVWTFFRVLVGLLMIHNGFSKLADVQGFANGVVSFIGFPYPRFFTYCAAYAEIVSSILLALGLFTRLNALILLFTMLTAVSFHLKKDGWQIPPLETASLYAMWFGFFLVNGGGLFSLDTAIARWLRKS
- a CDS encoding helix-turn-helix domain-containing protein, yielding MSNFCDFRRLCKALSCQPGDLLVYEDDADWNDECEGMTQSKEFHTDRDAIEDRPSQQRRQSRSAIVIVSELPESA
- a CDS encoding dual specificity protein phosphatase family protein — encoded protein: MYKFAAASGNELIVFGSARPGYSNEQVTEWIEFMQNQNIKRVCCLLPESQLSRYANLLDIYRQTFGLDRICWTPIKDFHFATPEILIHQILPFLATANQEDEKVVVHCSGGIGRTGHILAAWLVAGRGLSNKAAIDAVKQTGKNPYEAVIAAPFKGRNPWKVAAELNLLLDECNRWRGNKNLALLNSGMNHCGTGTSPNLR
- a CDS encoding type II toxin-antitoxin system RelE/ParE family toxin, whose protein sequence is MKVQEYIRADGSSPYQKWFNSLDATAAVKVTVAKSRLELGNTSNVKWFDGIGEYKIDWGPGYRIYLAQDGKQLIVLFAGGTKKSQQSDIEQAKQLYQEYHRRKKEASELKQQTTAEKKHKKRKR
- a CDS encoding VOC family protein, producing the protein MSRKIFVNLPVKNLKQSIDFFTKLGFSFNPQFTDETATCMIVSEDIFVMLLTHDKFKSFTPNPICDATKSTEVLTCLSSESREAVDEMVSKAIAAGGNTYNEPQDRGFMYAHGFQDLDGHIWELVYMESSAIQSGEHLTEQYADAQA
- a CDS encoding Rha family transcriptional regulator, with protein sequence MTNVIVIERDGTLVVDSRLIADRLAIAHKNLLATLDKYKQRTESAFGEIAFETRKSERGKPERLAWLTEEQATFLMTLSRNTDKVVQCKLELVEAFAKAKRVIEQVIPAQAQEIERLKLELELARARDSAARSEDAAAQSQQRLLAVSQAIATLHGSGMVALILGKPDAVVERVTQVETTILCNERGQPIKSYTGLSKTRLAKRYGMKKAADVVTWLESIGRIDFLQSALTTTPCQYVPIELIPELDRLWASKEGSRQRLLGE
- a CDS encoding SRPBCC domain-containing protein translates to MNNATTIPDRQLTIARTFDAPRSLVFKVWTQPEHFSRWLGPKDFTAIACHMNVQVGGMYRACIRSPEGTDHWMQGIYREIIDPERLVFTFAWEDENNRPKHETLVTVTFEEQDNKTLMTFQQAIFESTESRNAHNTGWSECFDRLATYLTEL